One genomic window of Diospyros lotus cultivar Yz01 chromosome 8, ASM1463336v1, whole genome shotgun sequence includes the following:
- the LOC127808688 gene encoding naringenin,2-oxoglutarate 3-dioxygenase: MAPTTTLTSLAGEKTLQSKFVRDEDERPKVAYNEFSKEIPVISLTGIDEVDGRRAEICRKIVEACEDWGVFQVVDHGVEASLISDMTRLAREFFALPSEEKLRFDMSGGKKGGFIVSSHLQGEAVQDWREIVTYFSYPIRTRDYSRWPDKPDGWKEVTKAYSEKLMGLACKLLEVLSEAMGLEKEALTNACVDMDQKVVVNFYPKCPQPDLTLGLKRHTDPGTITLLLQDQVGGLQATRDGGKTWITVQPVEGAFVVNLGDHGHYLSNGRFKNADHQAVVNSNQSRLSIATFQNPAPEAIVYPLKIREGEKSVLDEPMTFAEMYKRKMSKDLELARLKKLAKEKQLQEDELEKAKLELKSKGVGEIFA; the protein is encoded by the exons ATGGCACCAACAACGACGCTCACATCTCTAGCAGGGGAGAAGACGCTGCAGTCGAAGTTCGTCCGGGACGAGGACGAGCGTCCGAAAGTGGCATACAATGAGTTCAGCAAGGAAATTCCGGTGATTTCTCTGACCGGAATTGACGAGGTTGACGGCCGGAGAGCGGAGATCTGCCGGAAGATCGTGGAGGCGTGCGAGGACTGGGGGGTTTTCCAGGTCGTCGATCATGGGGTGGAGGCGAGTCTTATCTCTGACATGACTCGCCTCGCTCGAGAGTTTTTCGCTCTGCCTTCCGAGGAGAAGCTCCGTTTCGACATGTCCGGCGGCAAGAAAGGTGGATTTATTGTTTCCAGTCATCTTCAG GGAGAGGCAGTGCAAGACTGGAGGGAGATAGTGACCTACTTTTCATACCCGATCCGGACCCGGGATTATTCAAGATGGCCCGATAAGCCGGATGGGTGGAAGGAGGTGACGAAGGCCTACAGTGAAAAGTTGATGGGCCTGGCCTGCAAATTACTCGAGGTGTTGTCTGAGGCTATGGGACTTGAGAAGGAGGCGCTTACCAATGCATGTGTTGATATGGACCAGAAAGTCGTGGTCAATTTCTACCCGAAATGCCCGCAACCAGACCTTACACTCGGACTCAAGCGCCACACGGATCCGGGTACCATTACCCTGCTCTTACAGGACCAGGTTGGGGGACTTCAGGCCACCAGAGACGGGGGCAAGACTTGGATTACTGTTCAACCAGTTGAGGGAGCATTTGTTGTTAACTTGGGCGACCACGGTCAT TACTTGAGCAACGGGAGGTTCAAGAACGCTGACCACCAAGCAGTGGTGAACTCCAACCAGAGCCGTCTGTCAATCGCCACGTTCCAGAACCCGGCGCCGGAGGCCATCGTGTACCCGCTGAAGATCAGGGAGGGGGAGAAGTCAGTGCTGGACGAGCCAATGACCTTTGCAGAGATGTACAAGAGGAAGATGAGCAAGGATCTCGAGCTTGCCAGGCTGAAGAAGCTGGCCAAAGAGAAGCAATTGCAAGAGGATGAGCTGGAAAAGGCCAAGCTTGAACTCAAATCCAAAGGCGTCGGAGAGATCTTTGCCTGA